Proteins from a genomic interval of Kitasatospora herbaricolor:
- a CDS encoding ATP-grasp domain-containing protein has product MTKPPTTREPDGTAPAPDGPLRRMCWIFPDRESTRAAAMWPEFFWNLYAEVADSLGMSWTRHAPDAVTVDATVTGSPQVYVDGEPVSPQDTLFVTALYSLPYQSMDIFNQYALYAVLEQSGFYLPFPPQVSLIGNDKLATLLHLGGSPVPPIPTVRIGTGRDVDKNLHEVALRNVTYPALVKPAGWCGGGGINLARGPEDIRGLASLAQGGDTTLVVQPYLGDGTVDYRVYVVDGEPYAVMKRIPGPGSPVANASRGGAMEFPPVPDELAAATAYFAERLPIPFFCIDFLHDGERFWFSELEPDGVIAPDFDDPHRTLQRDITRARFAAYRTAHAKWLANGTGTRTAVIAPGTVTA; this is encoded by the coding sequence ATGACCAAACCCCCGACGACGCGCGAGCCCGACGGCACGGCGCCCGCTCCCGACGGCCCGCTGCGCCGCATGTGCTGGATCTTCCCCGACCGGGAGTCCACCCGGGCCGCCGCCATGTGGCCGGAGTTCTTCTGGAACCTCTACGCCGAGGTCGCCGACAGCCTCGGCATGAGCTGGACCAGGCACGCACCGGACGCGGTGACCGTGGACGCCACCGTCACCGGCAGTCCCCAGGTCTACGTGGACGGCGAGCCGGTGTCCCCGCAGGACACCCTCTTCGTCACCGCGCTGTACTCGCTGCCCTACCAGTCGATGGACATCTTCAACCAGTACGCGCTCTACGCCGTGCTCGAACAGAGCGGCTTCTACCTGCCGTTCCCGCCGCAGGTGTCGCTGATCGGCAACGACAAACTGGCCACCCTGCTGCACCTGGGCGGCTCCCCGGTGCCGCCGATCCCCACCGTCCGGATCGGTACCGGCCGTGACGTCGACAAGAACCTCCACGAAGTGGCGCTCAGGAACGTGACCTACCCGGCCCTGGTCAAGCCGGCCGGGTGGTGCGGCGGCGGCGGGATCAACCTGGCCCGCGGCCCCGAGGACATCCGGGGCCTGGCCAGCCTGGCGCAGGGCGGCGACACCACCCTCGTGGTCCAGCCCTACCTCGGCGACGGCACCGTCGACTACCGGGTGTACGTGGTGGACGGCGAGCCGTACGCCGTGATGAAGCGGATCCCCGGGCCGGGCTCGCCGGTGGCCAACGCCAGCCGGGGCGGCGCCATGGAGTTCCCGCCCGTACCGGACGAGCTGGCCGCGGCCACCGCGTACTTCGCGGAGCGCCTGCCGATCCCTTTCTTCTGCATCGACTTCCTGCACGACGGCGAGCGGTTCTGGTTCTCCGAGCTGGAGCCGGACGGGGTGATCGCGCCCGACTTCGACGATCCGCACCGCACCCTCCAGCGGGACATCACCCGCGCCCGCTTCGCCGCCTACCGCACCGCCCACGCCAAGTGGCTGGCCAACGGCACCGGCACCCGCACGGCAGTGATCGCCCCGGGGACGGTGACGGCATGA
- a CDS encoding KamA family radical SAM protein, protein MDPHVIRQPYQYVRTPLAEPDWRRLPGWRDVTTAQWRDAQWQRAHCVQNLRQLRAVVGDLLTDRFYLELTADQEQFATMSMLLPPQMLNTMAPTAPTEPGAFTEAFLADPVRRYMLPVRADRHPRWPSHPKAERDSLHEAEMWVVEGLTHRYPTKVLAELVSTCPQYCGHCTRMDLVGNSTAQVTKARLVLRPRDRQEQMLDYLKRTPTVRDVVVSGGDLANVPWPQLESFLLRLLELGSVRDIRLASKAVVGLPQHWLQPRVVEGLRRVAAVAARRAVNLAVHTHANHAQSVTPLVAEAARALLDAGVRDVRNQGVLMRGVNATPGDLLDLCFALQDEANILPYYFYLCDMIPNAEHWRTSVHEAQLLQESIMGYLPGHATPRIVCDVPRVGKRWVHQAVAYDRERGISYWTKNYRTALDVREAGDAGPDSLLDRRHPYYDPVDTLPEAGRRWWSGQGSDGPRS, encoded by the coding sequence ATGGACCCTCACGTGATCCGGCAGCCGTACCAGTACGTGCGGACCCCGCTGGCCGAGCCGGACTGGCGCCGGCTGCCGGGGTGGCGCGACGTCACCACGGCGCAGTGGCGGGACGCCCAGTGGCAGCGGGCGCACTGCGTGCAGAACCTCCGGCAGCTCCGGGCCGTCGTCGGCGACCTGCTGACCGACCGGTTCTACCTGGAACTCACCGCCGACCAGGAGCAGTTCGCCACCATGTCGATGCTGCTGCCGCCGCAGATGCTCAACACCATGGCGCCCACCGCCCCGACCGAGCCCGGGGCGTTCACCGAGGCGTTCCTGGCCGACCCCGTCCGCCGCTACATGCTGCCCGTGCGCGCGGACCGGCACCCGCGGTGGCCGAGCCATCCCAAGGCGGAGCGCGACTCGCTGCACGAGGCCGAGATGTGGGTGGTGGAGGGGCTCACCCATCGCTACCCCACCAAGGTGCTGGCCGAGCTGGTCTCCACCTGCCCGCAGTACTGCGGGCACTGCACCCGGATGGACCTGGTGGGCAACTCCACCGCGCAGGTCACCAAGGCCCGGCTGGTGCTGCGGCCCCGCGACCGGCAGGAGCAGATGCTGGACTACCTGAAGCGCACGCCGACCGTGCGCGACGTGGTGGTCTCCGGCGGCGACCTGGCCAACGTGCCCTGGCCGCAACTGGAGTCGTTCCTGCTCCGGCTGCTGGAACTCGGCTCGGTGCGGGACATCCGGCTCGCCAGCAAGGCGGTGGTGGGCCTGCCGCAGCACTGGCTGCAGCCCCGGGTGGTCGAGGGACTGCGCCGGGTGGCCGCGGTCGCGGCCCGGCGCGCGGTCAACCTCGCCGTGCACACCCACGCCAACCACGCGCAGTCGGTGACGCCGCTGGTCGCCGAGGCGGCCCGGGCGCTGCTGGACGCCGGTGTCCGGGACGTCCGCAACCAGGGCGTGCTGATGCGCGGCGTCAACGCCACCCCGGGCGACCTGCTGGACCTCTGCTTCGCCCTCCAGGACGAGGCGAACATCCTGCCCTACTACTTCTACCTCTGCGACATGATCCCCAACGCCGAGCACTGGCGCACCTCCGTGCACGAGGCGCAGCTGCTGCAGGAGTCGATCATGGGCTACCTGCCCGGCCACGCCACCCCGCGGATCGTCTGCGACGTACCCCGGGTGGGCAAACGCTGGGTGCACCAGGCGGTCGCGTACGACCGCGAACGCGGCATCTCCTACTGGACCAAGAACTACCGCACCGCCCTCGACGTCCGGGAGGCGGGCGACGCCGGGCCGGACTCGCTGCTCGACCGCCGGCACCCGTACTACGACCCGGTGGACACCCTGCCCGAGGCCGGCCGGCGCTGGTGGTCCGGGCAAGGGTCCGACGGCCCGCGGTCCTGA
- a CDS encoding class I adenylate-forming enzyme family protein — MSEQSSIAPLAARRQLMTEATLGAGNFLDHAIAVNPNRAVPFAYSHHTDHRGAVVLRGHSLLDLAALRDRYATWYRANGVRPGEPVGVVVGEGLEPVLHFLALTALGAVPALVNDAMRHDVMVRYLNHVGVVGIVADDPTRLASAYREDPRQRPRFIAMAAEIQAFDAGSAALPEDYPYRHAADDVVGLIHSSGTTGTPKSTMLAHRQFWDGKQPRMERFPAEPYDRLMSLMPHTHAGGLSYFLTAALIGLPTVVMSDWRRSVVEPVMEAFLPTMVASFPRTFVELATGELPAKGAAKVHSWFNTGDSAHYGHIRRLVQLGERPAGLIKPWLLPQQQAAEAALPGSQFIDGLGSSEMGMALFGQVTAPESPRDDRCVGRPTEAVVRAAVLDENGDEVPDGTVGMLAVVSPSLTPGYWNNPRLTATFELAGHWLTGDVARRDAEGRFYHLDRTVDVIDTVSGPVYSLPIEEVLLADCAELVRDCSVVGVPGPPGEGQRPIAVVQLQADAAQLAAEEVQEAANKALAGAGLTPLAAVSIARAPADFPLGPTGKVLKRELRTRFATLFTGQ; from the coding sequence ATGAGCGAACAGAGTTCCATCGCGCCCCTCGCCGCCAGACGGCAGCTGATGACCGAGGCGACCCTCGGTGCCGGCAATTTCCTGGACCACGCCATCGCGGTGAACCCCAACCGCGCCGTGCCGTTCGCCTACAGCCACCACACCGACCACCGCGGCGCCGTGGTGCTGCGAGGGCACAGCCTGCTCGACCTCGCCGCCCTGCGCGACCGCTACGCCACCTGGTACCGGGCGAACGGCGTGCGCCCCGGCGAGCCGGTCGGCGTGGTGGTCGGCGAGGGCCTGGAGCCCGTCCTGCACTTCCTCGCACTCACCGCGCTCGGCGCCGTGCCCGCCCTGGTCAACGACGCCATGCGGCACGACGTGATGGTGCGCTACCTCAACCACGTGGGCGTGGTCGGCATCGTCGCGGACGACCCCACCCGGCTCGCCTCGGCCTACCGCGAGGACCCGAGGCAGCGCCCGCGCTTCATCGCCATGGCGGCCGAGATCCAGGCCTTCGACGCCGGATCGGCGGCGCTGCCCGAGGACTACCCGTACCGGCACGCCGCGGACGACGTGGTCGGGCTGATCCACTCCTCCGGCACCACCGGCACGCCGAAGTCCACCATGCTGGCGCACCGGCAGTTCTGGGACGGCAAGCAGCCGCGGATGGAGCGCTTCCCGGCGGAGCCGTACGACCGGCTGATGTCGCTGATGCCGCACACCCACGCCGGCGGCCTCAGCTACTTCCTCACCGCCGCGCTGATCGGCCTGCCGACCGTGGTGATGTCGGACTGGCGGCGCTCGGTGGTCGAGCCGGTGATGGAGGCCTTCCTGCCCACCATGGTCGCCTCCTTCCCGCGGACCTTCGTCGAGCTGGCCACCGGCGAACTGCCGGCCAAGGGCGCGGCGAAGGTGCACTCCTGGTTCAACACCGGCGACAGCGCGCACTACGGGCACATCCGGCGCCTGGTCCAGCTCGGGGAGCGCCCGGCGGGTCTGATCAAGCCCTGGCTGCTCCCGCAGCAGCAGGCCGCCGAAGCCGCCCTGCCCGGCTCGCAGTTCATCGACGGCCTGGGCTCCTCGGAGATGGGCATGGCGCTGTTCGGCCAGGTGACCGCGCCCGAGAGCCCCCGGGACGACCGCTGCGTCGGCCGCCCCACCGAGGCGGTGGTCAGGGCCGCCGTGCTGGACGAGAACGGCGACGAAGTCCCGGACGGCACGGTCGGGATGCTCGCGGTGGTCAGCCCCTCGCTGACCCCGGGCTACTGGAACAACCCCCGGCTGACCGCCACCTTCGAACTGGCCGGCCACTGGCTCACCGGTGACGTGGCCCGGCGCGACGCCGAGGGCCGGTTCTACCACCTCGACCGCACGGTGGACGTGATCGACACCGTGAGCGGCCCGGTGTACAGCCTGCCGATCGAGGAGGTGCTGCTGGCCGACTGCGCCGAGCTGGTCCGGGACTGCTCGGTGGTCGGCGTGCCCGGTCCGCCCGGGGAGGGCCAACGGCCGATCGCCGTGGTGCAGTTGCAGGCCGACGCCGCTCAGCTCGCGGCCGAGGAGGTGCAGGAGGCCGCCAACAAGGCGCTGGCGGGGGCCGGTCTGACCCCGCTCGCCGCCGTCAGCATCGCCCGTGCGCCCGCGGACTTCCCGCTCGGGCCCACCGGCAAGGTGCTCAAGCGCGAACTGCGGACCCGCTTCGCCACCCTCTTCACCGGCCAGTAG
- a CDS encoding flavin monoamine oxidase family protein produces the protein MSARDSAAPGPAGGRPVAGAVVVGAGLAGLTAASGLAAHGIEVTVLEARDRVGGRTHGLQVAPGSWADAGAAYLGDRHTRLHALMSELGLKSTPTTMLGASRFALGADHATRDGRFPPLNAVALGDLFELLADLTDAVRPDAPWLTPDAERLDTLTAADWAEQHLSHPDARLFFPLFLGEMMAADPADVSVLHMAFYLRSGGGLRYLNAFAGGAQQDRVAGGAHQICERLAERLGARVRLGEPVRAVRQDAHGVTVRSDLGEHRADVAVLALPPLPADAVEQHPAPPVRRTSGRTARGCAVKVHLVHPAPLWRDHGLSGWSVNAEGPLLSTVDDSPAEGGAGVLTGFVTGAEAHRFAALTPERQRAAAVEQAARLFPMLPEPAGFHVTDWVNEQYSQGCYAALFGPGDWLRHGPTLTTPHQRVHWAGTETSTEFFGLMEGAIRSGHRVVAEILGRT, from the coding sequence GTGAGCGCCCGGGACAGCGCCGCTCCCGGGCCGGCCGGCGGCAGACCCGTCGCCGGCGCCGTGGTGGTCGGGGCCGGACTCGCCGGGCTGACCGCCGCGAGCGGCCTGGCCGCCCACGGGATCGAGGTCACCGTACTGGAAGCGCGCGACCGGGTCGGCGGCCGCACCCACGGACTCCAGGTCGCCCCCGGGAGCTGGGCCGACGCCGGCGCCGCCTACCTGGGCGACCGCCACACCCGACTCCACGCCCTGATGTCCGAGTTGGGCCTGAAGAGCACCCCCACCACGATGCTGGGCGCCAGCCGGTTCGCGCTCGGCGCCGACCACGCCACCAGGGACGGCAGGTTCCCGCCGCTCAACGCCGTGGCCCTCGGCGACCTGTTCGAGCTGCTGGCCGACCTCACCGACGCCGTACGGCCCGACGCGCCGTGGCTGACCCCGGACGCCGAACGCCTGGACACCCTGACGGCGGCCGACTGGGCCGAGCAGCACCTGAGCCACCCGGACGCCCGGCTCTTCTTCCCGCTCTTCCTGGGCGAGATGATGGCGGCCGACCCGGCCGACGTCTCCGTCCTGCACATGGCGTTCTACCTGCGCTCGGGCGGCGGCCTGCGCTACCTGAACGCCTTCGCGGGCGGCGCCCAGCAGGACCGGGTCGCCGGCGGCGCCCACCAGATCTGCGAACGGCTGGCCGAGCGCCTCGGCGCCCGGGTGCGGCTCGGCGAGCCTGTCCGGGCCGTCCGGCAGGACGCCCACGGCGTCACCGTCCGCTCCGACCTCGGCGAGCACCGGGCCGACGTGGCGGTCCTGGCCCTGCCCCCGCTGCCGGCCGACGCCGTCGAGCAGCACCCCGCACCGCCGGTGCGCCGGACGAGCGGGCGGACCGCCCGCGGCTGCGCGGTCAAGGTTCACCTGGTGCACCCCGCGCCGCTCTGGCGCGACCACGGGCTGTCCGGGTGGTCGGTCAACGCCGAGGGCCCCCTGCTCTCCACCGTGGACGACTCCCCCGCCGAGGGCGGGGCCGGCGTCCTGACCGGATTCGTCACGGGGGCGGAGGCGCACCGCTTCGCGGCGCTCACCCCCGAGCGGCAGCGCGCGGCCGCGGTCGAGCAGGCCGCCAGGCTGTTCCCGATGCTGCCCGAGCCGGCCGGGTTCCATGTCACCGACTGGGTCAACGAGCAGTACAGCCAAGGCTGTTACGCGGCCCTGTTCGGGCCGGGCGACTGGCTCCGGCACGGCCCGACGCTGACCACACCGCACCAGCGGGTGCACTGGGCCGGCACCGAGACCAGCACCGAGTTCTTCGGCCTGATGGAGGGTGCGATCCGCTCCGGACACCGGGTGGTCGCGGAGATCCTCGGCCGGACCTAG
- a CDS encoding phosphopantetheine-binding protein has translation MSVDTTTSAAFDGAPDGLRTDADTEAVVTVFRRVLENPAAGADSDFFLLGGDSLIATRVLSAIARGHGVELSFEDFLLAPTPRGLAGKIAAAR, from the coding sequence ATGAGCGTTGACACCACCACCTCCGCCGCCTTTGACGGCGCACCCGACGGCCTCAGAACCGACGCCGACACCGAGGCCGTGGTGACGGTCTTCCGTCGCGTGCTGGAGAACCCGGCCGCCGGGGCGGACTCCGACTTCTTCCTGCTCGGCGGCGATTCGCTGATCGCCACCCGGGTGCTGAGCGCGATCGCCCGAGGCCACGGCGTGGAGCTGTCCTTCGAGGACTTCCTGCTCGCGCCCACCCCCCGGGGGCTCGCCGGAAAGATCGCGGCCGCCCGGTGA
- a CDS encoding amino acid adenylation domain-containing protein — protein MFEGRVPVLRARTGARVHDLGAGMSTIHGIHEVSSDLIDVFTESAIRHPHRPALLHHGRVLSYRRLHELANTLAGRLGEEPGVVAVAATHTPETVVGLLGVLAAGGVYCPVDPAFPFERQQAMTTAAGCRAMLAEESGPATRLGLVPVELGPSSELPANPREMAPTSNSRSHRAGPPAADITRLPAPGRTGTGPEDPAYILFTSGSTGRPKPVVTPRRAIAATVHSLRGLFGLTPEDRVLQFASLNWDTCFEEILPALTAGAALVLDAEAHSGSFPRFLRMVERERITVLDLPTAFWHELVLHLAEEGLGLPDCVRLLVIGGEAASPARLADWSKLDTGRIRLVNTYGCTETTLITHAVDLHGPRAASPRREWDGRTKAPIGLALPHVVERIGERGELIIGGPAVALGYLGLPEATADRFALVDGERCFRTGDRVSSSPDGVLTHEGRLDGEIKIRGIRVDPAEVEAHIAAHPWIQAVAVVAATLAGRSALIAYVVPRPHARAEALDTEVLTYLRGRVPGHLVPSRITVVPELVLTASGKVDRAGSHRRHTPPEQVKGDLR, from the coding sequence ATGTTCGAAGGTAGAGTCCCGGTTCTCCGAGCACGGACGGGCGCTCGCGTGCATGACCTTGGGGCGGGCATGTCAACGATTCACGGTATCCATGAGGTCTCTTCCGACTTGATTGACGTGTTCACGGAAAGTGCAATTCGTCATCCGCACCGCCCGGCACTGCTCCACCACGGGCGCGTCCTGAGTTACCGCCGGCTCCACGAGCTGGCGAACACCCTGGCCGGCCGCCTGGGCGAGGAGCCCGGCGTGGTCGCCGTGGCGGCCACCCACACACCGGAAACGGTCGTCGGCCTGCTCGGAGTTCTCGCGGCGGGGGGCGTCTACTGTCCCGTCGATCCGGCATTCCCGTTCGAGCGCCAGCAGGCGATGACAACGGCGGCCGGCTGCCGCGCAATGCTCGCCGAGGAATCCGGCCCGGCCACCCGACTCGGCCTGGTTCCGGTCGAGTTAGGACCCTCGTCGGAACTCCCCGCGAACCCGCGGGAAATGGCGCCGACAAGCAATTCCCGGTCGCACCGGGCCGGCCCGCCGGCGGCGGACATCACGCGCTTACCGGCCCCCGGCCGCACCGGGACCGGCCCCGAGGATCCCGCCTACATCCTCTTCACCTCCGGCTCCACCGGGCGGCCGAAACCCGTGGTCACCCCACGGCGGGCGATCGCCGCCACCGTGCACTCGCTGCGCGGCCTCTTCGGCCTGACGCCCGAGGACCGCGTCCTGCAGTTCGCCTCGCTGAACTGGGACACCTGCTTCGAGGAGATCCTGCCGGCGCTCACCGCCGGAGCCGCCCTCGTCCTCGACGCCGAGGCGCACTCGGGATCCTTCCCCCGCTTCCTGCGCATGGTCGAGCGCGAGCGGATCACCGTACTGGACCTGCCCACCGCCTTCTGGCACGAGCTGGTGCTCCACCTGGCCGAGGAAGGGCTGGGACTGCCCGACTGTGTGCGGCTCCTGGTGATCGGCGGCGAAGCGGCGAGCCCGGCCCGGCTGGCCGACTGGAGCAAGCTGGACACCGGCCGGATCCGGCTGGTCAACACCTACGGCTGCACCGAGACCACCCTGATCACGCACGCCGTCGACCTGCACGGCCCCCGGGCCGCCTCCCCCCGCCGGGAGTGGGACGGGCGGACCAAGGCCCCGATCGGCCTCGCCCTCCCGCACGTGGTCGAACGGATCGGCGAGCGAGGCGAGTTGATCATCGGCGGGCCGGCCGTGGCGCTGGGCTACCTCGGACTGCCGGAGGCCACCGCCGACCGCTTCGCCCTCGTCGACGGGGAGCGCTGCTTCCGTACCGGCGACCGGGTGAGCAGCTCGCCGGACGGCGTCCTCACCCACGAGGGCCGGCTCGACGGCGAGATCAAGATCCGCGGCATCCGGGTCGACCCCGCCGAGGTCGAGGCGCACATCGCGGCCCACCCCTGGATCCAGGCGGTCGCCGTGGTGGCCGCGACCCTCGCCGGCCGGTCCGCCCTGATCGCCTACGTGGTGCCGCGCCCGCACGCCAGGGCCGAGGCCCTGGACACCGAAGTCCTGACGTACCTGCGGGGGCGGGTGCCCGGCCATCTCGTGCCCAGCCGGATCACCGTCGTCCCCGAACTGGTCCTCACCGCGAGCGGCAAGGTCGACCGCGCCGGATCGCACCGCCGCCACACGCCCCCTGAGCAGGTCAAAGGAGACCTTCGATGA
- a CDS encoding copper resistance CopC family protein yields the protein MTVTEARPATTDPTPARAGSPRSFQRTMAGALAVLVVLLAALAWASSAVPVRLTGVSPGDGSAVAQAPSEVQLTFSGRLAAESVFAQVSSADGGSVTRGPARVEGQRLVVPVSAGAEGTYLVVYRLALGGGREVSGRTGFTVGPVPLVGASSDLADAADGADTHDHGHAEGPWNGALLVLDGVLVVGAVLLMVRRPRRRTG from the coding sequence GTGACGGTGACCGAGGCCCGGCCCGCCACCACCGATCCGACCCCCGCGCGGGCCGGGTCCCCCCGGTCGTTCCAGCGGACGATGGCCGGTGCGCTGGCCGTCCTGGTGGTGCTGCTGGCCGCACTGGCCTGGGCCAGCTCCGCCGTCCCCGTCCGGCTGACCGGGGTGTCCCCGGGGGACGGCAGCGCCGTCGCGCAGGCGCCGTCCGAGGTGCAGCTGACCTTCTCCGGCCGGCTGGCCGCCGAGTCGGTGTTCGCGCAGGTGAGTTCCGCGGACGGCGGTTCGGTCACCCGGGGGCCGGCCCGGGTGGAAGGGCAGCGGCTGGTCGTGCCGGTCTCGGCCGGCGCCGAGGGGACGTACCTGGTCGTCTACCGGCTCGCCCTGGGCGGCGGCCGCGAGGTGTCGGGCCGAACCGGCTTCACCGTCGGGCCCGTTCCGCTGGTGGGAGCCAGTTCGGACCTCGCCGACGCCGCGGACGGGGCGGACACCCATGACCACGGGCACGCCGAAGGGCCCTGGAACGGCGCCCTGCTGGTGCTGGACGGCGTCCTGGTCGTCGGCGCCGTCCTGCTGATGGTCCGTCGGCCGCGCCGACGGACCGGCTGA
- a CDS encoding DUF4193 domain-containing protein produces the protein MATDYDAPRKGEDDESQDSIEELKARRTEKSTSSVDVDEFEAAEGLELPGADLSGEELTVRVQPKLADEFTCSSCFLVQHRSRLAREKNGQPICLDCD, from the coding sequence GTGGCAACCGACTACGACGCTCCGCGCAAGGGCGAGGACGATGAGTCGCAGGACAGCATCGAGGAGCTGAAGGCCCGGCGCACCGAAAAGTCGACCTCCAGCGTCGACGTGGACGAGTTCGAGGCCGCCGAGGGGCTCGAACTGCCCGGCGCCGACCTTTCCGGCGAGGAGCTCACCGTCCGCGTGCAGCCGAAGCTGGCGGACGAGTTCACCTGTTCGAGCTGCTTCCTGGTCCAGCACCGGAGCAGGCTCGCGCGCGAGAAGAACGGCCAGCCGATCTGCCTCGACTGCGACTGA